In one window of Erinaceus europaeus chromosome 17, mEriEur2.1, whole genome shotgun sequence DNA:
- the LOC103110411 gene encoding olfactory receptor 5B12-like, translating to MILMENISEVTEFILVGLTDAKKMQMPLFLIFTLIYFFTLVGNLGLILLILLDSRLHTPMYFFLSNLLLVDCVYSSAVTPKVLVGLLPGDKVIPSNACAAQMFFFAAFVITECFLLTLMSFDCYIAMCKPLHYTTTMTSTVCAFLIARCYICGLLQSSLDVVFTFCLSFCHSNVVNHFFCDIPPLLELSCSDISTNEIVTFKMAAFNLSCFLLVIFSSYLLISVAILRMQSAEGWRKAFSTCASHLTTVCIFYGTIIFMYLQPNSNHSMDTDKMASVFYTIIIPTLNPLVYSLRNKEFKSAFSKAIGKTMSSMDIIF from the coding sequence ATGATCTTGATGGAGAACATTTCTGAGGTGACTGAATTCATTCTTGTGGGGTTAACAGATGCCAAGAAGATGCAGATgcctttatttttaatctttactctCATCTACTTCTTCACTCTGGTGGGCAACCTGGGCCTGATCCTGTTGATTCTGTTGGACTCTCGACTCCACACTCCCATGTACTTTTTCCTCAGCAACCTCTTGCTGGTGGACTGTGTTTACTCCTCTGCTGTCACCCCCAAGGTCCTGGTGGGGCTTCTCCCAGGGGACAAGGTCATACCCTCCAACGCATGTGCAGCCCAGATGTTCTTCTTTGCAGCCTTTGTCATTACTGAATGTTTCCTTCTAACCCTAATGTCCTTTGACTgctacattgccatgtgcaagccaCTTCATTATACCACCACCATGACGAGTACTGTGTGTGCCTTCCTCATAGCTCGCTGCTATATTTGTGGGCTCTTGCAGTCATCTCTCGATGTTGTCTTCACCTTCTGCCTCTCCTTCTGCCATTCTAATGTTGTTAATCACTTTTTCTGTGACATTCCTCCACTGCTGGAACTCTCTTGCTCTGACATTTCCACAAATGAGATTGTGACTTTCAAAATGGCAGCTTTCAATCTCTCTTGTTTTCTCCTGGTTATTTTTAGTTCTTATCTGCTGATTTCTGTTGCTATCCTGAGAATGCAATCagcagagggatggaggaaggccTTTTCCACCTGTGCATCCCACCTAACCACTGTATGTATCTTCTATGGGACCATTATCTTCATGTACTTGCAGCCCAACTCCAACCATTCCATGGATACAGATAAAATGGCGTCTGTATTCTACACCATAATCATCCCTACACTGAACCCTCTGGTCTACAGCTTGAGGAACAAAGAATTCAAGAGTGCCTTCAGTAAGGCGATTGGAAAAACAATGTCTTCCATggacatcattttttaa